Within the Musa acuminata AAA Group cultivar baxijiao chromosome BXJ2-9, Cavendish_Baxijiao_AAA, whole genome shotgun sequence genome, the region GTGCAGGAATCGGATGTACCCCAAGGCTTCATGCAGAACCGAAGCCGTATCAGACTGCCATGTCCACGAAGTCAAATCAGATGAGGGACCTAATTAAGACCAGTGTACTTTGAAGAAGCCATCAATTAGGCTACCTTGCCGAATGGAGAGACCAGCTGCTGCAGTGCCATAATTCTTTCCCCTAACTTGTCTTTCCTCACCTGCTCTCCTCACAGAGACATGCATTAATTGCCACAtatattgcttcacaaccaaagcaaTATCCAAGGGATAAACAATTAGTATACCATGATCGTGCCTGGACAGGATGAGCCTGCTGTCTTGGGCTTCTTGGTAGTGTTGAATTTGGTGGCTGTCACACTTGTTGTTCTTCGCCCTCTTCCCACTTTCGTCTTGGTGATCGATAGAAAGGATGCATGTCACAGAACCATTTGTTATCCTTCCGATCATGATGTCAAGTATAAATAGGCAGAGGAAGTCAGGCTCACCTTATTTGGAGACTTGCAAGTACTGATGGTGGTGGAAGGTGGAGAAGAGGAGGGGGAAGACAGAGAAGAGTCGGTTGATATCTGAGGAACCCCATAAAGTACTGCAACAGCATCTTCCTCCTTCCCACCAAACCATAGCATCTGTGCTGACGTTGAAGAGGagtagcaggaggaggaggaggaggagggagatgagAGACAAGAGGGTGGAGAGAACAGATGATCCTTTCCCTCAACTGA harbors:
- the LOC135623698 gene encoding transcription factor bHLH113-like isoform X1, which produces MEKESFMDLLGSVEGKDHLFSPPSCLSSPSSSSSSCYSSSTSAQMLWFGGKEEDAVAVLYGVPQISTDSSLSSPSSSPPSTTISTCKSPNKTKVGRGRRTTSVTATKFNTTKKPKTAGSSCPGTIMVRKDKLGERIMALQQLVSPFGKSDTASVLHEALGYIRFLHDQVQVLSSPYLQRLPSSAHLHEGRVKNDLRSRGLCLVPVASTEHVARSNGADLWSPAAHGK
- the LOC135623698 gene encoding transcription factor bHLH113-like isoform X2, which produces MEKESFMDLLGSVEGKDHLFSPPSCLSSPSSSSSSCYSSSTSAQMLWFGGKEEDAVAVLYGVPQISTDSSLSSPSSSPPSTTISTCKSPNKTKVGRGRRTTSVTATKFNTTKKPKTAGSSCPGTIMVRKDKLGERIMALQQLVSPFGKSDTASVLHEALGYIRFLHDQVQEGRVKNDLRSRGLCLVPVASTEHVARSNGADLWSPAAHGK